A genomic window from bacterium includes:
- a CDS encoding SpoIIE family protein phosphatase: protein MEPEEQASLESRIRSLEARITRLSSLMEVSALINSTLDLEEVLGHVMEKAQSVMHAEASSVMLINPETDRLECKLALGEVGDQVAQVLHLEKGQGVAGWVWAQDQPLLVPDVARDPRFFRQIDQQSGFRTRSILAAPLRVKDRIIGVAEVINRTDGEQFDDLDQELFIAFCRHVALAIENARMHQMALQQSRMQQQLDSAKIIQQSFMPQVLPGGPEVNFELAARNLQATAVGGDFYDAMELDGGRVGLLIGDVSGKGVPAALYMARLMSDVRFLAQRSQDPGDLLCDLNEGLCERSRNGLFVTMQVLIIDVEHGTASLANAGHLPVLHCSPSRGQKRWLNNSLGIPLGILKGQPYDTLQLQLAPGDFLLLCTDGIVEARNAAGRSFGMPDIDETTASRGGATALLETIINQVMEHVQHVSQHDDITALVFHWKGSGQEKRAAKDD, encoded by the coding sequence ATGGAACCTGAGGAGCAAGCATCCCTTGAAAGCCGGATTCGCAGCCTGGAGGCGCGCATCACCCGTCTTTCCAGTCTGATGGAGGTCAGCGCTCTCATCAACTCCACGCTGGATCTGGAGGAGGTGCTGGGCCATGTGATGGAGAAGGCGCAGAGCGTCATGCACGCGGAAGCCAGCTCGGTGATGCTGATCAATCCAGAGACCGATCGTCTCGAGTGCAAACTGGCGCTGGGGGAGGTGGGCGATCAGGTGGCGCAGGTGCTGCATCTGGAGAAAGGACAGGGTGTGGCCGGTTGGGTGTGGGCCCAGGATCAGCCGTTGCTGGTGCCGGATGTCGCCCGAGACCCCCGGTTTTTTCGTCAGATCGACCAGCAATCAGGATTTCGCACCCGCTCCATTCTGGCTGCTCCCTTGCGCGTCAAGGACCGGATCATCGGCGTTGCAGAAGTGATCAACCGTACCGATGGGGAACAATTCGACGATCTTGACCAAGAGCTATTCATCGCTTTTTGCCGTCATGTGGCCCTGGCTATTGAGAATGCCCGCATGCACCAGATGGCTCTGCAACAGAGCCGAATGCAGCAACAGCTTGATTCTGCTAAAATTATTCAGCAGAGCTTCATGCCGCAGGTTCTGCCGGGCGGCCCTGAGGTTAATTTTGAGCTTGCGGCACGAAACTTGCAGGCTACTGCTGTCGGGGGAGATTTTTATGATGCAATGGAGCTGGACGGCGGCAGGGTGGGGCTGTTGATCGGAGATGTATCCGGCAAAGGTGTTCCTGCAGCGCTCTATATGGCCCGGTTGATGAGCGATGTGCGGTTTTTGGCGCAGAGGAGCCAGGACCCCGGCGATCTGCTGTGCGATCTTAATGAGGGTCTGTGTGAGCGCAGTCGCAACGGTCTGTTCGTCACTATGCAGGTTCTGATCATCGATGTAGAACACGGTACGGCCTCTCTGGCCAATGCCGGGCATCTACCGGTTCTGCACTGCTCGCCGTCTCGTGGACAGAAACGCTGGCTGAACAATTCGCTGGGTATTCCGCTGGGCATTCTGAAAGGACAACCGTACGACACGTTGCAGCTGCAGCTCGCCCCGGGCGATTTTCTGTTGTTGTGTACGGACGGCATTGTGGAAGCCCGGAACGCGGCAGGCCGATCCTTCGGCATGCCGGATATCGACGAGACGACTGCAAGCAGGGGAGGGGCAACCGCCCTGCTGGAAACGATAATCAATCAGGTCATGGAACACGTTCAGCATGTTTCTCAACACGATGATATCACGGCTCTGGTCTTTCATTGGAAAGGTTCTGGGCAGGAAAAACGTGCAGCCAAAGACGATTGA
- a CDS encoding ATP-binding protein, whose protein sequence is MQPKTIELHLTSNPEMLRVLRAAVQQMCGLAGFAKVDCSKITLAVDEACTNVIKHAYKNRAGQPIIVLLKIGETHLEVTVQDYGEPANIESIKPRPLEEIRPGGLGVYIIRSVMDEVTYNPLPDIGNRLVMTKVLPREKKA, encoded by the coding sequence GTGCAGCCAAAGACGATTGAACTCCATTTGACCAGCAACCCGGAGATGTTACGCGTGCTGCGCGCCGCGGTGCAGCAGATGTGCGGCCTGGCCGGTTTTGCCAAAGTGGACTGCAGCAAAATCACCCTGGCGGTGGATGAAGCATGCACCAACGTGATCAAGCATGCGTATAAAAACCGCGCCGGACAGCCGATCATCGTTCTGCTCAAAATCGGCGAAACCCATTTGGAGGTGACCGTGCAGGATTATGGCGAACCGGCAAACATCGAATCGATCAAACCGCGGCCGTTGGAGGAGATCCGTCCGGGCGGCCTGGGGGTCTACATCATCCGCAGTGTTATGGATGAGGTCACCTACAATCCTTTGCCGGACATCGGCAATCGTTTGGTGATGACCAAGGTTTTACCGAGGGAGAAGAAGGCGTGA
- a CDS encoding STAS domain-containing protein, whose amino-acid sequence MNLDVKITEKDDVTFVHIGGEIDLYSSPQVRTLLMKQTEQRKPLLIVHLSDVTYIDSSGVATFIETLQQINRYGGRMVLVGMGDEVREVFHLTRLDKVFEIHHQLNAADLQVGA is encoded by the coding sequence GTGAACTTGGATGTCAAGATCACGGAAAAGGATGACGTCACGTTTGTTCATATCGGTGGAGAAATCGATTTGTATTCTTCACCGCAGGTGCGCACCCTGTTGATGAAACAGACCGAGCAGCGCAAGCCGCTCCTCATCGTCCATTTATCCGACGTGACCTATATCGACAGCTCCGGAGTGGCGACATTCATCGAAACCCTGCAGCAGATCAACCGCTACGGAGGACGGATGGTGCTGGTGGGGATGGGGGATGAGGTGCGTGAAGTGTTTCACTTGACTCGATTGGACAAAGTGTTCGAAATCCATCATCAGTTGAACGCGGCTGATCTGCAGGTCGGCGCTTGA